The Musa acuminata AAA Group cultivar baxijiao chromosome BXJ3-6, Cavendish_Baxijiao_AAA, whole genome shotgun sequence region TGGAACATTGTGTATAATCTGAATGCTCTTCCTAGAGTTAAAAGTTTTCTTATGAAAATTCCTTTGGGGAAGATTACCTATTTCTTTGTGTCTATCAAATGTCATACAGTATTATGTGGATCAATATTGTCTTGGTAATGATGAATGTGGTGGACTCGCTGAGCACATTCTCTTTTCTTGCAACTTTGCTAGATCTATTGGGAACTGCTTCAAACAAAGCTGAGCTTCAATTTCTCTTGTATGGCAGAGTGGCTTAATAGAGATTGGTGAAGGGAAGGGGAATAACAGGGTAGATCAACTTCTTTTCAGTATTGCCTTGATTATTGCTACCTCCCTCTAGTATATCTAGAAGAACCGGAATGATTCTAAGTTAAGCAATCTATCATTCCCATTCCATTGTCATTTGGTTTCAAATCTTGTCTTCCAAGTGCAATGACTATCATTCTCATTCCATTGTCATTTGGTTTCAAATCTTGTCTTCCAAGTGCAATGACTATCATTCCCAACGACCCGGGAACAATCTCCCCTCACTGTTTCAATACAGATGTGCTTCCAATTCTCCAACTATTTTCGTACAGATTCTATTTCTAATTTGCTTTCTGATGCAGGTAGCGACAACTGCTTTACTGATGGGAGAGGTACCAATGTGAATGATTTAAGCTCCACCCACCAGCCTTCATCCGCTAATCAAGCTGAGTGCATTCAACCTCTTTGAGAGCGTTTTGCGATGGATCTTTTTCAAACCTGGATGTAATTGCAGAACCGGTTATTGCTTTGTGGATGGGCATGACACTATAATCACTCGAGGAAGCAGTACACATCAGGCCTCCACCCCACTCCAAGCGGAATGCTGAGCCATTTGGTACGCTCCCACCAAAGCTTCACAAATGACTTACCGTAATATCATTGTCAAATCTGACTCTTTAGAGACTCTGCTGATTTGTAATAAAGTTGGTCGACATGTATTTGTTGTCAACTCCAATCAGGTAAGATTTTTTTGCCTTCCTCCAATCAAGCAAAACTGCTACCGTTCCGGTTCTTACTTGAaagttgaattttcttttaacaaaattcttatttttcttgTGCTTGACTAATTGCAGATACAAGACAAGGAACATATGGGCCGGGAGCCTCCTTTTTTCATAAGATGAAGGTGACATTTCTGACATTTTCTCCATATAAATCCAACCAGAGAAAGTTCCTCGACGAACAAAGCTGCCTAAGAGTTAGCTCCGTGTATGGTAAGCAATCCCAGACGCAAAAGTGAACCTAACATTTAACATTCCATCATCATCCACAATTTTTCCAGGGGAAAAAAATTAAGCTCATAACATCCATAACGACAAAGGAAATTACACCGGTGCAGCCCAAGCAGTCACCATCTTCTAGCCAACAATACAAAGCACGCAACACCAGGGAGTGAGCctgtgtctgtgtgtgtgtgtgtgtgtgttgcagGCAGCCACTGCCTCACGCACCTATACAGCACTGGAAGCAGCCCATaaacttcttcctcccctgcaccACAAAGACAAGGCACGCAgtcaaaaagaaaatttcaaacCCGGAGAAGTAAACAAGACTTTTTGAGCAAGGAGAGTCAAACGATAGATTGAGTTGGCAGTCGTTGAATACAGTCGAAGTCTAAGCATTGGATCAAATATTCAAAATCCCATTTCGGAATATTAGAAGCTGACACAAAATTAGTGTGTAATGCAAACCCAAAGATCTCCATCTTTCAATCTTTGGCAGATTGATGAATCTGGATCCAACACACCATCATCAAAAAGTACTGCACAAAGCCCACCGTTATCAGATCACCGATCAAGCTGGTACATAAACCATTCCTCTGATCAACGGATCACTGTAGCCTTTCCCTGCTGCCTACTTGCAAAGGACCAAAGCGTGAACACGACGGCCAAAGGTCACGTCCAACCCGATGATCACATGTTTGGAAACGGCTGGCCAAACGCTTGATTTCTTTGTCGCATATAGTTTAAGCCTCTGAACCATATAATCGATACTGCAAGGCCCTAATTGGCGTAGGAATTGAAATCTCAGATTCCCCTCCCATGATTTCATTTACTCTCAACAAAAAATCTCGACTTTGTACTCATTGCCACTTCAACATCCAACCTTTTGTTCTTCGAGTAATATCAGGCGATTCATCATTTCTTGATCCTTTACAAGATAGTATTTTCTCGTGCTTTTGTTAGAAAATTACACTGATTTTTCTCATTACTTCGTTTCTTGGAAAATCTAAGCCAACTATTTTTTTTCTTCAGATGTACGATTTTTTCGAGTACATTTAAATAATTATGTTATTGGGTCGagtttttttgaaaaaaagaaaaagaaaaaaaggggaacaggaataaaaaaacataaatataaagaaattaaagatgaggggggagagagagagggaggagagattAGAAGGGTACGGTGGGGGAGCCGCCGCGGTGGTGATGGATGGGGCGGCGTTGGTCGTGCTGGGGAAGACGGCGTTGAgcctcctgctcctcctccttgTTGCCGCCGTCGGAGCGGAGCCTGTTGCTGGTGAGGAGCTCGTCGTCGTTGCCGAGGCTGACGCGGGAGGGGTTCTTGTTCTGCTTCCGCATCTCCCGGATCTTGGTGAAGTCCATGGAGTAGTCGGGCACCCCGTTCTTCATGTCCCACTCCCCGAACGCTGGCACCGACATCCACCCACTGCCGCCGCTATCACTGCTATGGCTCTGCGAAATCCCCATCCACACACCTCTTTTTAGTATCTCGAGCGAACAAATCATGAAACCCTAAGATCCGAAAACAAAGAGGGCTGAGCGAGTCACCTCCTTGGAATCGCCCATGACGGAGATTTCTACGCAGCTTCAGATGGGGCGGAGAAGAAGACCGCTAAGGAGGAATCACCAGTCGTTTCCAGCCCTGTACGTATAGTACCTGTTGGACGTAAAAAGTGGAAGCGAGATGGTCGTGATTCTGCTGGGTTTTCTCAGAAGATGTAGACGAGGACAGGGGAGGCCTCCGCCTGCGTCGCTGTCGTATGGAACAGCTGTCAAGGTGGCGTCTTCTTCACGGCAGTCTTCGTCTCGTCACGCCAACCCTCCGTGTGTGTTCGGGCCGGCGCCAGCGCTCACGGGAGGAACGCTTCTCATTGGGCACCAGTCGCTGCGCGCACCGACGACTCTGGTCCCCGATATGGCTGGCCTATTCCAAAGCATCCTCAGGTATGTTATATTCTTGCAAGTATTTCTTTTACTGCATTACATAATTATGCAAAGttattctcttcctcctctgaCCATTTTAAAGATGATAACTTAATAGAAATAattcctttattattattttagtcaTATAAGTATAATAGAAGATATTTGATTTAAGAAAATGGATATATTATTAGGTAGCAAATTATTATACTTGAAGGTCAGGTAGGGAGGTTAATGTGACTTTACGAAGGATCATATTCTCTCGATCTAATTCTTATATTGGGAAGGAATGTTTCGTCCGTTGTCACACAGACTATTTATTTATATTCCCCACAATAATACATCCATCCATGTGGTGGTTGGGAACACTCGACAAGATGAGTTCTTCTCACCATTAAAGACAAATAAATTAATAGGAAGAGGAATGTAGATCAATAATTTTTTCATGTACTATATTCTTCAACTATCGATAAGAATAAAAATAGAGGCACTCAAAATTAAATACTATTTggtcatattatttttttatcgaattataaagtttaatttactgtaaataaagataaaataataatattattgaatTTTTGTGGTCTTGGCAAGCCTAAGGAAAGTGGAACGAGGACGGCCCAAGTTCAGATGGGCTTGAATTAATTCAAGATCAAGCTGGGTTTCTATCACAGTCCATTTTGTGTTTGTGATACGAAATACAAGTTGAGaagatactaataataataataataatattaagacaTAGGGTAGAGGTCATCATCGATGGTTTATGGAGACCGGTTAGCACGGTGGCAGAAAGGGATTTGGTATGTTTCTGCCGACGTGGCACGTGATTATTGGTGGCTTCTCATGAATGATGGATTTTAGATTTACTgttcgattttttttttatgcttattATTATTGGGTTATGGTTGGCGGAGGATGGAAACTCGTGGACGAAGCAAATCCAGGAGCTCTCTGCCTACACGTGGCTGGCCTGGAACGGCCGGCGATCACAGCACGACTCTTGAGGCACCCTCAAGCCCACACATTCGCTATCCGTGTTATCTCCGCCCGCTTAAACCCCCCCTCCTCACTCACTCCACaataaaaagaaatacaaataCCAAAATATATGCGTTTTCACTAATACCCTCGACTTCAGAAACAACCACCGAAATACCACCTCCAATCGCGCACTTTGGAACGCCTTATCTTGTCAGGAGATCGCGTGCCGTTCGTTCGATCATTTCTGGTCTTTCTGTGATTATGTGAAAGTTGGGTGGTATAGTTTCGAGTAATTCATAAATTAAAGGGGACAGAAAACAAAGAAATCGATCCGTTTCTATAAATGCGTCGTGCTCAAACCATCGGGCGGATGGGTGGTGGGTTTTTTACCGGCGAGTTCTCGCGGCGGAGAGCGCTCGAGGGATTCCTGGCTGCCCTCCGTCGAGGTCTTCTCCTGAATCCCTAGTTTTCTAACCCTAGCTTGCGGCCAGTTCGGTTCTTTTTGACGCCGGCAATGGATCTTTCGAGCAAGCTCCAGACCC contains the following coding sequences:
- the LOC103987471 gene encoding uncharacterized protein LOC103987471; protein product: MGDSKESHSSDSGGSGWMSVPAFGEWDMKNGVPDYSMDFTKIREMRKQNKNPSRVSLGNDDELLTSNRLRSDGGNKEEEQEAQRRLPQHDQRRPIHHHRGGSPTGRKKFMGCFQCCIGA